The Candidatus Polarisedimenticolia bacterium sequence TGGTGGCCGTCGCGGCAGCCAGCCTGATCATGTTCTTCCCGGTGATGGTGCTGTATCGCGGCAACATCGCGGCGGGAGGAATCGGCTTCGGAGACCCGAAGCTTTCTGCTCCGCAGGCAGGGCTCATGGCGTCGCTGGCCCAGGGGATCGTGGGGGGCGAGATGGCCTGGCCGCTGGTGGTGTGCGGCATGTTCTTCGGCGTGGTCATGATCATGCTGCAGGTTCGCAGCCCGATGCTGGTGGCGGTGGGAATGTATCTGCCGCTGGACACCACCTTTGCCATCTTCGTAGGCGGTCTGATCCGCTGGTACTGCGACGCGCGCGCCGCGCGGCGCGGCTACAACGCGGCGCAGCGCATCCGCGTGGAGAACGTCGGCATCCTGATCGCCTCGGGACTCATTGCCGGCGAGGCGCTGGTCGGGCTGATTACAGCGGGTTATGCATGGGCCAAGAACGGGCCCATTCCCAGTCTTCTGCCGGATCCCTCTTACGTCGTCGGATTGGTGGTGCTGGCGGTGATGGGGTGGGTCATGGTCGCCGTGCCGCTGCGCAATGCCGGCAGCCCCGACGAGCCCGCGCCTCCCGCGGCGATGATGTAGCCGCCTCCGGCAGGAGGAACGCCGCCTGAGCCAATCCGCGCGCTCCGCCCCCTCCGGCAAGGTCGCCGAGCTCCGGCGCGAGCTCGGCCTGCTCGACCTGGTCTTCCTCAATGTCGTTGCCATCACCGGCATCCGCTGGCTGGCCTCCGCATCGCGTTACGGCGCCGCCTCCCTAACCTTGTGGCTCCTCGCCTTCGCCGCCTTCTTCGTTCCCCAGGGGCTCGCGGTCACCGAGCTGTCGACCCGCTACCCGCAGGAAGGGGGCATCTACGTCTGGACGAAGAAAGCCTTCGGCGATTTCCACGGCTTCGTCTGCGGCTGGTGCTATTGGACCAACAACCTGCTCTATTTCCCCGGCCTGCTCGCCTTCACCGTCGGCAACGCCGTCTACATCGGGGGAACGCGGATCCAGGCGCTCGGGGACAACAAGGTCTTCGTGACCTCGCTGTCGCTGCTGTTCTTCTGGTTCGTCATCCTGATCAACATCCGCGGGCTGAAGGCGGGGAAGTGGCTGCAGAACCTCGGGGCCGTGGGGACGTGGGTGCCGGCGCTGGTGCTGGTCCTGATGGGCGTCTCCGCCTACTACATGTTCGGATCGGCGAATCCGTTCTCGTGGAGGGGGCTCAAGCCGGAAGGCTCGTTCGACACGCTGAACTACTGGTCGCAGATGTGCTTCGCCTTCGCCGGATTGGAGCTGGCCTCGATCATGGGGGGCGAGATCCGCGACCCGCGGCGCAACGTGCCGCGCGGCATCGTCATCGGCGGGATCCTGGTGGCCCTGATCTACATCTCGGGAAGCCTGTCGATCTACGTGGCGGTGCCGGCCAAGGAGGTGAGCGTCGTCCATGGCGTCATGCAGGCGATCGCCGAGGTCACTTCCAGAGTCGGCGTGGTCTGGATCATGTCGATCCTGGCGTTCCTGCTGATGGTGAGCGGGTTGGGAGGGACGAGCGCCTGGGTGGCCGGCTCGGCGCGCATTCCGTTCGTGGTGGGGTTGGACCGGTATCTCCCCTCGACCTTCGGGAAAGTGCACCCGAAGTACGGCTCTCCCTACGTGTCGATCCTGGCGCAGGGGATCATCTCGAGCCTGTTCATCGCCACGGGGTACATCGGCGGGAGCGTCGAGGAGGCTTACCTGACCCTGGTCAACATCACCGTCATCATCTATTTCGTCCCGTATCTCTACCTGTTCGCCGCCACGCTGGTGCTGCGCGCGCGCGAGGGGCTGCCTTCCGAGGTCATCCCGATTCCCGGCGGCAAGGCCGCGGCCTGGTTCTGGTGCGGCCTCGGCTTCGTGACGACCGTGACGGCGATCGCCGTGGCACTCATCCCGCCCCAGGAGGCCACCAATGCGCTGCTCTCGGTCTTGAAGATCGTCGGCGGCTGCCTGCTGATCTTCGCCTCCGGAGGCTACCTCTACCTGCGGGCCCGCCGCGCTTCGGCCTGATTCCAGCATCAAAGCCTATGGACTCGCGGGGGTGACCCGTTGGGAAGGCACCGACTCCTTCCATACCCCATTCATATAAACGACAAGGGTGCCGACAACCTGCCTGCCCTCGAATCTCTCCACTCGGAATCCCAAATTCGCGCCGCTAATCACGTTGCCTGGTCTCACCCTCTCCGTGGTCTCGCCAACACTCAGAACCTCGGTTGCTTTAACGGCACTCAGCACGCGAGTAGCACCGATCGTCACGACCGCCCCGATCAGGAATCCGACAGCGATTTGTCGCATCGGCCACCTCCACTCAGCCATAAGCGGGCAGGATCGCCCCTGACCTCGCATAAGCTCCGGAACAGTTGACCCTCATATCCCTCCACCGGCCGGGGACCTAGACCGGGTCGATCTCGCGCACTTCGATTCGGCCGCCATGCCGCAGATGGGGACAGGTCCGAGCCAGGCGAAGGGCCTCTTCGTAATTGGCCGCCCGGATCACGAAATAGCCACCGATGAACGGTCCCGCCGAAGCGCTGGAGTCACTCCCCGGAGCGTTGGGCACGTGAATGGCCGTGCTCCACTTGGTCGTGGGCAGCAGCCTCCGTACCTCCCTCAGCTTCTCGCCCTCCAGCAGGAAGCCTTGCCTCGCTCCTTCCGCCGCCCAGGCCTTGTATTCTTTGACCATGGCCGCCTGCCGCTCGTGAGAGAGCGTCTCCATGTCCGGTGACTCGTGCAGCAGGAGCAGGAACCGAGGCTCATTGCGTGCCTGAGTGCGCGTCTCCCAGGAAAGGGCGGGGCGCATCCACCATGCGCCGGCCGCGAAGCCGATGGCCAGGAGGGCCAGCGAGGCCGCGGCGCGCATCCAGGGCCTCGGCGCGAGTAGCCGCGATCCGAGCAGTCCTTCCCGCCTCAGGTCCGACACCACCATCCTCTCGAGATCCTGGGGAGGACGCCGCTCTCGCGGCAGGGAGCGCAGCTCCCGCTCCGTCACCGGATCCAGGTTCTCTTCGTCGCGTCTTTCCACCACGTCATCGACTCCTTTCCACGGCCGCTCCGCGGGCGCGAAAGCTCTTCTTCCTCCAGCAAACCTCTCAGCGTCCCAGCTTCCGCCGCAGCACTTTGCGTGCCTCGAACAGCTGGCTCTTCGAGGTCCCTGCTTCGATACCGAGAAGGGCGGCGATCTCCGCGTGGGTGTTCCCTTCGACATCGTGCAGGATCAGGACGCGCCGATATCCCGGCGCAAGCGCGGCAATCGCCCTCTCGAGATCCCAATCCGGCTCCTGGGACACGCTCGCGGCGTTCTCCGGAAGGTGTTCCTCCATCGGAACCTCCAGGCGTCGAGTGCGGCGCGCCTCGCAGGCACGTCGAACCACAATCCCCGCGAGCCAGGTGGAGAGCCTCGACTCCCAGCGGAACTCCGCCAGCTTGCGCATCGCCCGCACCCAGCTTTCCTGGACGATCTCGCGAGCTTCCTCTTCATGCCACCCCGACAGCCGCAGCGCCAGCTGGTAAAGGCGCGGAGAGTGCAGGTGGTAAAGCGCCCGGAAAGCCGCCTCCGAGCGTTCCCGCAGGAAAGCCTCCACCAGGGATCGATCCTCGCTTTCGCGGTCGGGAATCGATTCCATCCGCTCAGCGCTTGCGCTCGTAGACAATCTCCTCCATCCAGCGCTCGCTGCCGTCCTGGAACCAGGCCCAGCGCGAGGTGAAATGGTCGGCATCGCGAAACTCGAACACCGAGGAATGCATGTGTCCGGCGCCGGGGCGCGTCAGATTGGTGGCATCGAGGAAGTCGAAGGCGACTTTCCTGCCGCCCTCCTCGAAACGGCTCGCCACCATCCGTGGCTGGTTACGCGCCACGCAATAATGCGTCAGCATCAGGCGATCGCCGTCCAGGTGGAACAGGGTGAGCATCGTCTCGCCCGGGTGGGCATTGAAGCTGGATTCCCGAACCACCGAGCCGCCGGCGATCACGTCGATCGTCACGTCGTCCTCCCAGCCTTTCGTGCTGCGTCCGATCCAGGTCCCGGCCAGCGCCTTGAAGCGCTCGAAAGCCGCCGCCGGGGCCGGTCTCCCCTCCTGCGAGACTTCAGCCGGCGCGCGGGCCTCCCGCGCCTCCGCCTGCATCGCCGGTGCGCCCAGGAGGAGCCCGGCCAGGACGACCATCCGACAAGCATTTCCCTCGATCCTCATCGACCCTCCTCGGGCGCTAGTGCCCAGCGCTCCAGTTCTATTCCGCATACCTTGAGTGATCGGGGCGTAAGAAAAGGTTGGGTCGACTGACGGGGCAATGATCCGTGGACCAGGTTCGCTCTATGGGGTCTGCGGGGTCGCAGGGCGACACTTAGACTTCCCGGCGGCCTTCCAGCGCCTTCGACATCGTGACCTCGTCGGTGTACTCAATCTCGGAGCCGACGGGAATGCCGATGGCGATGCGGCTGGTCTTCACTCCCAGCGGCTTGAGGAGGCTGGAGAGATAGCTCGCCGTCTGCTCCCCTTCCACCGTCGGGTTGGTGGCCAGGATGACCTCGCGCACGCCGCCCGAGCGCACGCGCCGCATGAGCTCGTCGATCTTCAGAGCCTCGGGGCCGATGCCGCGCAGCGGCGACAGCGAGCCGTGCAGGACATGGTAGACCCCCTTGTACTCGCGCGTCTTTTCGATCGCCAGCAGGTTGTTGGGCTCCTCCACGACGCACAGCGTTCCCCGGTCGCGCGCCTCGTCGCCGCAGAAGCGACAGGGATCCACGTCGGTGATGTGGCAGCAGACGGAGCAGAGGCGGATCTTGTCCTTGACTTCCTGGATGGCGGCGGAAAGCTCCAGCGATTCGTCGCGGCCCTGGTGGAGGATGGCGAAGGCGAGGCGCTGCGCCGACTTGGTGCCGATGCCGGGCAGCCGCTTGAGCGCGGCGACCAGCCGCTCGATCGGATCGGCGTAGCTCATCCTAGAACAATCCCGGCAGCTTCAATCCCCCGGCGAGCGAGCCGAGATGCTCTTTCAGCGCTTCGTCGACGTTCTGCGCGGCGACGTTCACCGCCGCCAGGATGAGGTCCTCCAGCATCTCCGCATCACCCGAGGTGAACACTTCCGGGGAGATTTTCACACCCAGCAGCTTCTTCGAGCCGCTCATCGTGACGGTGACCATCCCGCCTCCGGATGTCCCCTCCACCTTGAGCTCCTCCATCTTTTGCTTGATGCGCTCCTGCATCTGCTGCGCCTGCTTCATGATGCCGCCGAAGTCCACCTACGCCTCCTCGATCTCGATGATCTCGCCTTCGAACAGGTCCAGCAAGCTGCGCACCTCCGGCGACTTCGTCGCTTCCTCCAGGAGGCGGCGCTTCTTCTCCTCCGCGGCCGCATCGGCGGCCGGGACCGCCGTGAGCGAAGGCGCGGCATCCGCGGGCAGCGCCGCCGTTTGCTGCACTCTGACTTCCACCTTCTTCCCCGTGACCGACTCGACCACGGAGCGGATGACCGCCAGGTATTCCTTGCGCTCGATGCTCGCCCGGAACAGGGCCTTGTCCTCGGGAAGGCTGATGACGAAGGCGTCCCCGGTAAGGTCGAAAAACGAAGCGTGGCTCAGGAATCCCCACAGCGCGCTGCGCTCGGTATGAATACGCTCCAGGATCGCCTCGACCTGGGCCCGGGCTTCGGGCGCCTCGTCTCCCCCCCGGGCCATCGTGACGGGAGCCTGCTCGGCATCCGCGATCTCCGGCGGCGCTTCAGCAGCGGCCGCGACGGGAAGGTCGAGCGATGGCGGTCCTCCGGCTGGGGAGGGAAGCGGATTGATCGAGACACTGCCTGCCTCGAAGGCGGCATCGGCCGCCGGCGTGGAGGAGCGTCTTGGGCCGGGCTTCTCGGGCTTCGGCGCCGGAGGCTTGCCGCCACCCGGAGTCGCGCCGGCCGCGCTGTCCGGGAAGCGCGCCAGGAGCTCTTCGAGCGGCTCCAGGT is a genomic window containing:
- a CDS encoding OPT/YSL family transporter; amino-acid sequence: VAVAAASLIMFFPVMVLYRGNIAAGGIGFGDPKLSAPQAGLMASLAQGIVGGEMAWPLVVCGMFFGVVMIMLQVRSPMLVAVGMYLPLDTTFAIFVGGLIRWYCDARAARRGYNAAQRIRVENVGILIASGLIAGEALVGLITAGYAWAKNGPIPSLLPDPSYVVGLVVLAVMGWVMVAVPLRNAGSPDEPAPPAAMM
- a CDS encoding amino acid permease codes for the protein MASASRYGAASLTLWLLAFAAFFVPQGLAVTELSTRYPQEGGIYVWTKKAFGDFHGFVCGWCYWTNNLLYFPGLLAFTVGNAVYIGGTRIQALGDNKVFVTSLSLLFFWFVILINIRGLKAGKWLQNLGAVGTWVPALVLVLMGVSAYYMFGSANPFSWRGLKPEGSFDTLNYWSQMCFAFAGLELASIMGGEIRDPRRNVPRGIVIGGILVALIYISGSLSIYVAVPAKEVSVVHGVMQAIAEVTSRVGVVWIMSILAFLLMVSGLGGTSAWVAGSARIPFVVGLDRYLPSTFGKVHPKYGSPYVSILAQGIISSLFIATGYIGGSVEEAYLTLVNITVIIYFVPYLYLFAATLVLRAREGLPSEVIPIPGGKAAAWFWCGLGFVTTVTAIAVALIPPQEATNALLSVLKIVGGCLLIFASGGYLYLRARRASA
- a CDS encoding YciI family protein, with the protein product MVERRDEENLDPVTERELRSLPRERRPPQDLERMVVSDLRREGLLGSRLLAPRPWMRAAASLALLAIGFAAGAWWMRPALSWETRTQARNEPRFLLLLHESPDMETLSHERQAAMVKEYKAWAAEGARQGFLLEGEKLREVRRLLPTTKWSTAIHVPNAPGSDSSASAGPFIGGYFVIRAANYEEALRLARTCPHLRHGGRIEVREIDPV
- a CDS encoding sigma-70 family RNA polymerase sigma factor codes for the protein MESIPDRESEDRSLVEAFLRERSEAAFRALYHLHSPRLYQLALRLSGWHEEEAREIVQESWVRAMRKLAEFRWESRLSTWLAGIVVRRACEARRTRRLEVPMEEHLPENAASVSQEPDWDLERAIAALAPGYRRVLILHDVEGNTHAEIAALLGIEAGTSKSQLFEARKVLRRKLGR
- the recR gene encoding recombination mediator RecR yields the protein MSYADPIERLVAALKRLPGIGTKSAQRLAFAILHQGRDESLELSAAIQEVKDKIRLCSVCCHITDVDPCRFCGDEARDRGTLCVVEEPNNLLAIEKTREYKGVYHVLHGSLSPLRGIGPEALKIDELMRRVRSGGVREVILATNPTVEGEQTASYLSSLLKPLGVKTSRIAIGIPVGSEIEYTDEVTMSKALEGRREV
- a CDS encoding YbaB/EbfC family nucleoid-associated protein, which translates into the protein MDFGGIMKQAQQMQERIKQKMEELKVEGTSGGGMVTVTMSGSKKLLGVKISPEVFTSGDAEMLEDLILAAVNVAAQNVDEALKEHLGSLAGGLKLPGLF